The Deinococcus aerolatus sequence TCAGCACGGGCGGCGCCAACCCCAGCCTGGCGTGAAAGGGGGCGAGTTCGGCGGTGGCCCGCGCCACTTCCAGCTGTGTTGGACGCGCGGCGGGCTGCGGCGCGAACAGGTTCAGGGCGAAGGGCCCCGGCGTCAGCCGACGCACCGCCGCGCCCGTCTCCCGGATCTGCGCGGGCGTCAGGTACGCCACGCCCAGGCTGCCCAGTCCGCCCGCCTGCGAAACGGCGGCGGCCAGTTCCGGCGTGCCCGGCCCGCCGGCCATCGGGGCCAGGACGATGGGCACGCGCAGGTTCAGCCGCTGCAGGATGACAGGCATGCCAAGACTGTAGCCTGCCCGAACCGTGGCTGCTCCCCCTCACCCGTTCCGCGCCCTGACCGCGTACCGCCGCGCCGCCTACGCCGCGCAGCCCGCGCCCCGGCGGCAGTTCATGGCCCGTGAATTCATGCTGGAAATGCTGGAGCGGGTGGGCGAACTGCTCCCGCTGGAGGACGCCCCGGACCTGCCCTGGGCGCTGGCCGAGCGGGTGCATGACCCGGCGTACCTGGCCCGCTGGCGCGGCGGCGACGTGACCCGCGCCGAGGAACGGGCCCTGGGCTTCGCCTGGACGCCGGCGGTGGTGCAGCGCGGCCTGGGCAGCAGCGGGGCCACCCTGGCCGCCACCCGCGACGCGCTACGGGTGGGGCTGGGCCTGAACTTTGGCGGCGGCACCCACCACGCCTACGCCGATCACGCCGAGGGCTTTTCCTTCCTGAACGACGTGGTGATCAGCGCCCGCTGGCTGCTGGACAGCGGTCACGCCCGCCGCATCCTGATTCTCGATCTGGACGTGCATCAGGGCAACGGCACGGCGGCCCTGCTGGCGCAGGAGGCGCGGGCGCTGACCGTCAGCCTGCACGGCGCGAACAACTACCCCTTTACCAAGGAAACGGCGGGTCTGAACATCGGCCTGCCCGACGGCACCGGGAACGCGGCGTACCTGGCGGCAATGGATGGGCAGGTGGCCCCCGCCGTGGCCGCTTTCCGCCCGGATTTCGTCTTCTATCTGGCAGGGGCGGACGTGCTGGCGGGCGATCAGCTGGGCAAGCTGGCGCTGAGCCTGGACGGCGTGCGCCAGCGCGACGCGCGCGTGTTCGCGTGGGCTGCCCGTGCCCACATTCCCCTGGTCACGGTGATGGCCGGAGGCTACAACCGCGACCCGCAGCAGCTGATCGCCGCGAGGGTGGGGACGGTAGAGGCCGCGCTGGAAGCCTTTTCAACGGGATGGACGCGGCCGGCAGCCGAACGGTGGCCCACTTGAACGTGCCCAGTCCCTCAGAACCGCAGCTCCACCCCCACGCCCGCGCCGAGGCCCGAGGCGGTGCCGCTGCGCACGAAAGCCCGCCATCCGGCCGGCCCCAGCAGCGGCCCGCGCACGCCGCCCTCGGCGTACACGCCAAAGCGGTCCGTGTACTCCGCGCCCGCCGCAGCGAAGGCGTCCACCCGCGTGATCGGCAGGTTGATGTCGCGCAGGGTGGCGCCCACCGCAAACCGGTTGCTGCTGGTCCTGCGCCAGGCCTTTTCCGCCGCCCCCTCGAGGCCCAGCGTGCCCAGAACCGGCACCCGGAATACCGAACCGCCCGCGTGGACGCCGTAGCCCTTCGTCGTGGCGTCCACCCCAGCCCAGGCGGTGGCCGCCGAGGCGCTGCACGGCAGGGCGAGGACGGCGGCCATCAGCAGGAAGCGTGGGTTCATGGCTCCAGGGTAACCGGTGGGAATGAGCGTGGTGGCCGCGGCGCTCTCACCGTGTCGCGCCCACCGTGGCTCCCTGCCCGTTCCGTCTCGGGCTGACCCGCTACCCGTTCAGCCGCACGCCCGCCACCGTCGCCAGCATGCGGAAGGTCTGGAACAGGTGGTAGGCGTTCTCGCTGCTCCAGCCCACCGTCACGGCATCCACCCGCGTCACGCCCGGCACGCGGGCGCAGGCGTCGGCTCGGGCCTGATGGTCAAACGACAGCTGACACGGCGCGGGCCAGCGGGTGGTGTAGGGCTGCGCGTTCTTCGCGGCGCGCACGGCCTGCTCGGCCCCCTCGCGGATGCGCCGCTGCGCCTCGGCGGGGTGCAGGTGAACGGCGGCGTAGGTGCTCAGCCCTTCCTTGACCGCCACCGTCACCACCCCCTCGCCCAGCTCGGCGCGGATCTCGGCCATCGCCACGTCGTCGCCGCAGGCAAAAACCACCGGGACCTCGTAATGCCCGGCCAGCAGCGCGTTCAGGCCATACTCGCCGGTGTCGATGCCGCCCACCCGCACGTTGCGGATAAAGCCGTTCCAGGTGTGCGCCAGCGGGCCGCGTGGGCTGCCGGCGCGGGCGTGGTAGCCCACGAACAGCAGCGCCCCCACGCCTTCTTCCTGCACGCCCTGCACCATGCTCAGCGGTTTGTCGTTGCCGCTGGTAAAGCGCACCTGCTGGGGCAGCAGTTCGGGCAGGAGGTTGCGCATGGTGTCGTGGCTGTCGTTGATCAGCACGTCCGTCGCACCGCCCATCAGGGCGCCCTCGGCGGCGGCGGCGGCTTCCAGCGTCATGCGCTCGCGGGCCAGCTGGTACTCGGTGCCGTTGACCAGGCCCCCGAATTCCGGCGGACTGACCTGCACCCACGACGCCACCCCGCACACGCCCTCCATATCCACGCTGATGACCACTTTCATGGGCGCAGTGTAGGGGGTGGACGCAGGCGGGTGAAGGCGGGCAGGTGAACTGCGCGCGCCACAGGGCCAGGAACCTTGCTGGCCGGCCCCCGGCCCAGCCGGGTTGCCCGACCCACCGTGAACCCGGCCCCCGAACCCTTAAAAAGGGCATGCTAGCCTCACCCTCTATGAGCCGCGTTTCCCTGAAATCCGCCCGCGAAATCGAGGCCATGCGCCGTGCGGGGGCGCTGGTCGCCGAAACCTTCCGGGTCCTGGACCCCTTCGTCAAGCCTGGCGTGACCCTGGCCGAACTGGACCGCATCGCCGAGGAACACATCCGCAAGGCCGGGGCCACCCCCGCGTACCTGGGCTACGGCCCGCGCACCAATCCCTTTCCCGCCACCATCTGCGCCAGCGTCAACGAGGTGATCTGCCACGGCATCCCCGACGGGCGCGTGCTGCAAGAGGGCGACATCATCGGCGTGGACATCGGCGTGCTGATGGACGGGGTCTACGGCGACGCCTGTTACACCTACACGGTGGGCACTGTCACCCCTGAAGTCCAGGCGCTGGTGGACACCACCCGCGAGGCGCTGGCCGCCGGGCTGGAGGTGGTGCGTCCCAATGCCCGCACCGGCGACATCGGCCACGCCATCCAGACGCTGGCCGAGGGCCGGGGCTACGGCGTGGTGCGTGAATACACCGGCCACGGCATCGGCAAGCGTCTGCACGAGGAACCCACCATCTACCACCACGGGGCGCGCTACACCGGCCTGAAACTGCAGCCCGGCATGGTCTTTACCATCGAGCCGATGATCAACCTGGGCCGTCCCGAAACCCGCCTGCTGGACGACGGCTGGACCGTGATCACGGCGGACCAGCAGCCCAGCGCCCAGTTCGAGCACACGCTGGTGGTCACGCCCAGGGGCCATGAAATCCTGACCCTGTGACGCTGCCCCCGAAAACGAGGCCCCCCAGCCCGCCAAAATTTCCACGCGGTGGCCTGCGAACCCTGGTGCCGGCGGAGCTGGAGGACGAATCGGTCTTCCGGGGCGGCGTCATGGAGGGCGGCTCGCTGGACGCGGGCACGCTGCAGACCGTGTCCTTCGAGGGCTGCGTGTTCCGCGAGGTCAACCTGAGCGGCGTGGCGTGGCACCTGATCCGTCTGAAGGACGTGCGCCTCGAGGGCTGTGACCTGAGCGGCGCACGCTGGACCGAGGCGGCGCTGGAGCGTGTGCAGTTCACCGACTGCCGCCTGACCGGTCTGCAATTGCCGGGCGCGGTGTTGCGCCACGTCCGCCTGACCCGTGCGCTGGCCCCGCTGTCGCTGTGGCCGACAGTGGACGCGAAACACCTGTGGCTGGAGGACTGCGACCTGACCGAGGCCGTGTTCATGGACGCGAGCCTGCCCGGCGCGGTGGTCCGGGGCTGCGCGCTGGGCAAGACCGAGTTTCACGGCGCGGCCCTGGAGGGAGCCGATCTGCGCGGTTCGGACCTTCAGGGCGTCCGCCTGGGCCTGCGGGAGCTGGCGGGCGTGACGGTCGAACCTGTTCAGCTGCTGGAGCTGGCCCACCTGCTGGGCGTGCGGGTGCAGGAGTTGCCGGAGAAGGCCTGAGCCTAGGCCCGTACCCGCCCGCCCACCGTCTCGAAGCGTTCGCCCAGGAAGCGCCCCTGCGTCAGCAGCTGGTCGGCGGAGGCGTGGTTCTGGCCCAGCGCCCCCGCCACGCCAGCGTTGATCAGTTCCAGCTGTTCGCCCAGCAGGGTCTCGGCGCTCTGGCCCCGCTCGTTCAGGCGGGCGCGGGCGGCGGGGGTCAGGTTCAGGTAGGCCCGCAGGGTGGCTGGCAGGTACTCGGCGCGGGCCTGCCGGATCAGATAGCTGCTGTGGGCGTCCAGCGGCCCGCCCTCCAGCGCGTCGTGTAGGCGGCACAGCAGCGCCAGGGCATACAGGCGGTGCGGTTCGGGCAGGCCCAGGGCCAGTTCGGCGGCGCTGTCGCCCTGGATGGCGGGTGCGCTGGCCTCCGGCTGCCGCAGACCTGCCAGACGTAACACTTCCAGCCGGTGGCGGTGGATCATCTGGCGGCGCAGCAGAGGAAAGGCGAGGACACTGCCCAAGAAAAAGATGGGAACCAGGACTTCTTCCACGGATGTAACCTCCTGTCGGTTGTGACCCACGCTACTGGCCTCCACGGTGGCGGACGTCCCTCCAAAGGCGGAGGCACGCACGCAGGCCACCACAGGGGGCGTCCACTGGGGGAATTGCCCACTGGACCGCCGTCACCTAGACTCTGGGCGATTCAGTTCCTGGAGGAACCCCAGTCTTGGAAACCCTGCGCGTCTCTGCCACATCCCGTCCCAACGCCATCGCCGGGGCCATTGCTGCCCTGCTGCGGTCCCAGGGCAGCGTGGACATTCAGGCCATCGGCCCCGCCGCCGTCAACCAGACGGTCAAGGCGCTGGCAATTGCGCGCGGCTACCTGGTGAATGACGGGCTGGACCTGTGCGCCCAGCCGGCCTTTGTCAAGCTGGACGTCCAGAACGAGGAGCGCACCGCGCTGAATTTCCACGTGCTGGCTCGGCCTCTGGGTTCCGCCTAGCCCAGTCCAGCGGCGCCCCCTTCGGCCTGCACAGCTCAATGCATCATCTCCCTTCTCTCATGAAATCTGAGTGCGGTACGCTAAGATATAGGAGGCGAGACCCCTGCCCTGGGCGGGTGGACGCCCGTTGTATCCCCTGACCACTGGCCGGACCCGTTTCAGGGCCGCGCCTCACTTCCCGGAGGAAGTTCCCTATGTTTCTTGGCCCCTACACCATTCCCATCATCATCGTGTTCGTGGCGTCCATGCTGATCCAGGGCTACCTGAGCCGCACCTACAAGAAGTGGGGGCAGGTTCGCAATGCCCGGGGTCTGACCGGTGCGGACGTGGCCCGCATGATGCTGGACGACAACGGGTTGCACGACGTGAAGATCATTGCCGTTCCCGGCAACCTGACTGACCATTACGATCCCGGCAAGAAGACCGTCAACCTGAGCCAGAGCGTCCACAGTGTCGCCAGCGTTGGCGCGATGGCGGTGGCCGCCCACGAGGTCGGGCACGCCCTGCAGGACAGGGTCCGCATGCCCGCGCTGGTGCTGCGCGGCAAGATGGCCGTGCCGCTGAGCCTGGGCATGAACCTGGCCCCGTGGCTGCTGCTGGCGGGCATCTTGTTGCGACTGTCGGGCCTGCTGTGGCTGGGTGTGGTCCTGTTCGGCGCGGCGCTGCTGTTCCACGTGGTGACGCTGCCGGTGGAGTTCGACGCCAGCCGCCGGGCGCTGGTGTACCTGGACAGCCGGGGCCTCAACGGCACGGTGGAAGGCCAGAACGGCGCGAGGAACGTGCTGACCGCCGCCGCCCTGACCTACGTGGCCGGGTTTGCCATGGCCCTGGTGCAGTTTCTGAACATCCTGGGCATTGCCCGCAGCAACAACTGACGTTCAGACGTAGACACGGGCAAGAGGCGGCCCCACCTGGGGGCCGCCTCTTCATGGGCTCAGGTCGTTGTGCTCAGGTCTCTAGACGTTGAAGCCGAACATCCGCATCTGGCGCTTGCCGTCCTCGGTCATCTTGTCCGGTCCCCACGGCGGGGTCCACACGAATTCCACGTTCACGTCGGTCACGCCGTCCAGGCGGCTCACGGCCATCTCGGCGTCGGCGCGGATCAGGTCCTGCACCGGGCAGCCCACGCTGGTCAGGGTCATGGTGATGTCCACCAGGCCGCCTTCCTGCACGTCCACGCCGTAGATCAGGCCCAGGTCCACCACGTTCACCGGGATCTCGGGGTCCTTGACGATCTTCAGGGCCTCGCGGACCTGCGCCTCGCTGGGCAGGTCGCCCGCCGGGGCGGGGGAGGCCTGTACATTCTGTTCAGTGTCCATCAGTTCGCTTCTCCTTTAGCTGCAGCGCCCTCGGTGGGCAGACCGGCCTCGGCCCAGGCCAGCGTGCCGCCGCCCAGGTTGACCACGCGGTCGTAGCCGTTCTGCATCAGGTACTCGCCTGCACGGGCGCTGCGGGCGCCGCTGCGGCAGATCATCACCAGTTCGCGGTCCCTGGGCAGTTCCGTGAAGCGGCTTTCCAGTTCGCTCAGGGGCAGCAGCGTGGCCCCCTGCGCGTGAACCTCGTCGTACTCGCTCTGCTCGCGGACGTCCACCAGCATGGCGCCCTGCTTGACGCGGTCCTGTCCTTCCTGCGGGGTGATGTCTTCCATACCAGCAGCATAGCCGAGTCCTCCCGGCGGAATGTGCCCCTTGCCCGCAGGCGCTGGCCTATGCTGCGCCCATGCCCCTGCCCGAAGGCGTCACCGTCGTTGATCTGCGTCCCGCCGAACTGCGTTTCGCCCAGCCGCTGGAACCGCTGCTGACGGCCCGGCCCATTCTGGCCGTTTCCCTGGACCAGATCGAGGACGGCGCGCACGGCCTGAGCCCCAGTCAGGGGCCGCTGCTGGTGGTGTGCGAACGCGGCGTGCGCTCCGGACTGGCGGCCCGGTACCTGCGGGCCGACGGGCTGGACGCCACAGCCTATCCGGGCGGGGTTCCGGCCCTGCTGAGAGAGCAGATCTAGCGGGGCCAGGGCAGAAGCGCAGGCCACAGCTTTTTTGCGGACCTACGTCATTCCCCTACACTGACCCCATGTCTGCGCCCGTTCCTGCCCTGCCCCCCGGTTTCATTTCCGCCGACGATGTCCTGCATGACCGCCTGAGCGCTCCGGAAGTCCGCCGCCTGGAACTGCACTACGGCAACGCCGAGCTGCTGTACGGGCTGGACCTGCTGGGCGTGGCCGGGCCATTTGCACGCGTGAATCCCTGGGAACTGGAAGACGAGAACGGCGTGCGCCGCATCAACGCCAGCGGGTACGCGGCCACGCCGTTTGGCGAGATGCCGCCCGTGCTGACCGACTTTCTGCATGGATTTCTCGACAAGAACCGCTCAATGGGCCTGCCGCAGCAGTCCAGTGCCCCGTGGCGCGCGGCGCTGGAGGCCAACCTGGTCCGCCTGCTGGCCCGTGAACTGCCCAGTCACGCCGACTCGCAGGTGTTCTTCTGCTCCAGCGGCACCGAGGCCGTGGAAGGCGCGCTGAAGTTCGCCAAGGCGTTTCGCCCCGCATCTAAATTCCAGATCTCCTTCGACAGCGGCTACCACGGCAAGACGCTGGGCAGCCTGAGCCTGACCCCCAACCCCGAGTACCAGGACATCTTCCGCCCGCTGGTGCCGGGGGCGCTGACCTCGCCCTACGGCGATCTGGACGCCCTGAAAGCGCTGATCCGGCGCGTCGGCCCCGACAAGATCACCTGCGTGATCGTTGAACCCATCCAGGGCGAGGGCGGCGTGAACATCCCCCCGCCGGGCTTCCTGAGTGGGCTGGGCGAGTACTGCCGGAGGCACGGCATCGTGGTGATCGCAGACGAGATCCAGACCGGCCTGGGGCGCACTGGCCACTGGTTCGAGTCGGCGGCGCAGGGGCTGGACCCCGACATCATCACCCTGGCCAAACCGCTGGGCGGCGGGATGACGGCGGTGGGCGCCACGATTGCCCGCCACGACATTTACAAGAAGATGCTGGGCGGCCTGAGCAGCAAGCGCCACAGCAACACCTTTGGCGGCGGCGCGCTGGCAATGGCAGTGGGCTTAAAGTCGCTGGAATACCTGATCGAGAACGATCTGCCGGCCCGCAGCCTGGAACTGGGGCGGGTGGGCCTGCAGCGGTTGCGGGCCACCCAGCAGAACCACCCGCGCCTGCTGCAAGAGGTGCGCGGCCAGGGCCTGCTGCTGGCGATGCAGTTTCAGCCGATGCTGGGCGTGCCGCTGCCCGGCGTGCTCAAGGAACTGGTGTTCGAGGCCACCGCCCTGCTGGCCCTGCGCGAGTTGCATCAGTCCGGTGTGATGGCCAACCTGAGCCTGAGCAGCAAGCGCACCGTGCGACTGACCCCCGCCCTGGACATGCCCCATGACGTGTTTGACACCATGCTCGACCGGGTGGACAGCTTTGCGGGGCGGCGCCCGGTCTCGCGTGACCTGCTGACAGGAACGCCGCCTGTCCTGACTGCCCGGCTGGCGAAATTTGCCGCCAGCAAGCCCAAGAAGCGCACTCCCAGTGACGGCTGAGGTGCTTGGGGCGCAGGGGAACTGCTCTGTCCATTCGTAAAGATGCACCTGAAAGTGCGTCCTGACCATTTCTTTACGGACGTGTGTTTTCTCACAGTTCGCCCTATAGATGGGTTACGCTCCAGCCATGTGGCCTTTTGGGAAAAATACAGCGGACCGAGTCAAAGAAGCCCTCAACGGGCAGCCCCGGTTGAAGGACCTGGGACTGCAGGTGCAGGAGAAGGGCGGCAACGTTACCGTGACCGGCATGGTGCCCAATGACCGTTACGGCAACCTGGTCAAGGTGGTGGCCGAGGGCATCAACGGCGTCAAGAGCGTCGACACCAGCGGCCTGATCGCCCAGGAAGCGCCCCAGCAGGCCGCGCCTCAGGACGCGGGACCCAGCGCCTCGGACAACTCCTTCACGTCCGGCCCGGTCAGTGGCGGCACCGAGATTCCAGCCAGCGCCGGGGCCAGGCCCGCGCCCGCCGCGCCCAGTATTGAGGCGGAAGTCAAGGAGATGGAGGAGCGCAGCAAGATCGCCAAGGCCGTGCACAAGGCCATTCGCAACAACGGCGAGTTGAAGGATGATCCCATTGACGTGCTGCAGAGCGGCAACAGCGTGATCCTGCGCGGCGTGGTGGACAATGACCACGAGCAGCGTCTGGCCGAGAAGCTGGCCCGCGAGGTCGAGGGCGTGTCGGGCGTGGACATCAGCGGCCTGCGCGTGGCCACCGGGGCCAAGGAGCTGAGCAAGGAAAAGGATACCCAGACCGGCGACACCGTGTACACCGTCAAGGCGGGCGACACCCTGGGCGCGATTGCCCAGAAGTACTACGGAGACGTGACCGAATATAAGAAGCTCGCCCACTACAACAACATCAGCAACCCGGACCTGATCAAGGTGGGCCAGCAGATCCGCATCCCCGGCTGAACACCTGTGCCCTCAAGGCCGCCTCCGGGATGGGGCGGCCCTTTTTCTGTGCCTGGGGATCGAAACCTGTGGGCGCGATCCGGCGCTCCAGGACCGTCCCACCCGCGCACTCTTCTGCACCGGGACATTTATACCTCACTAATCCGAGTGATTTACTTAGGATTGGGACATGAAGAAAGCAACCCTCACCACCCTCGCTCTGCTGCTCACCGGCACGACGCTGGCGCAGGCCAACCAGTCCATCACGCTGTACTCGGGCCGCGCCAAGACCTTCGTGGAGCCGGTGGTACAGCAGTTCGAGAAGCAGACCGGCATCAAGGTCAACGTGCGCTACGGCAGCGACGCGCAGCTGGTGGCCGCCCTGCGCGAGGAGGGCAGCCGTAGCCCCGCCGACGTGTTCTGGGGCAACTCGGTGGGTGCGCTGGGCGAACTGGCCAGCGAGGGCCGGTTTGTCAAGCTGGGGACCTCGCTGACGCGCAACGTGTCGCCGGACTACCTGCCTGCCGATCGCAGCTGGCTGCCCACCACCGTCCGCTTCCGCACGCTGGCCTACAACACCGAGAAGATCAAGCCTGAGCAGCTGCCGGCCAGCGTGCTGGACCTGC is a genomic window containing:
- a CDS encoding histone deacetylase family protein; the encoded protein is MAAPPHPFRALTAYRRAAYAAQPAPRRQFMAREFMLEMLERVGELLPLEDAPDLPWALAERVHDPAYLARWRGGDVTRAEERALGFAWTPAVVQRGLGSSGATLAATRDALRVGLGLNFGGGTHHAYADHAEGFSFLNDVVISARWLLDSGHARRILILDLDVHQGNGTAALLAQEARALTVSLHGANNYPFTKETAGLNIGLPDGTGNAAYLAAMDGQVAPAVAAFRPDFVFYLAGADVLAGDQLGKLALSLDGVRQRDARVFAWAARAHIPLVTVMAGGYNRDPQQLIAARVGTVEAALEAFSTGWTRPAAERWPT
- a CDS encoding M55 family metallopeptidase — its product is MKVVISVDMEGVCGVASWVQVSPPEFGGLVNGTEYQLARERMTLEAAAAAEGALMGGATDVLINDSHDTMRNLLPELLPQQVRFTSGNDKPLSMVQGVQEEGVGALLFVGYHARAGSPRGPLAHTWNGFIRNVRVGGIDTGEYGLNALLAGHYEVPVVFACGDDVAMAEIRAELGEGVVTVAVKEGLSTYAAVHLHPAEAQRRIREGAEQAVRAAKNAQPYTTRWPAPCQLSFDHQARADACARVPGVTRVDAVTVGWSSENAYHLFQTFRMLATVAGVRLNG
- the map gene encoding type I methionyl aminopeptidase produces the protein MSRVSLKSAREIEAMRRAGALVAETFRVLDPFVKPGVTLAELDRIAEEHIRKAGATPAYLGYGPRTNPFPATICASVNEVICHGIPDGRVLQEGDIIGVDIGVLMDGVYGDACYTYTVGTVTPEVQALVDTTREALAAGLEVVRPNARTGDIGHAIQTLAEGRGYGVVREYTGHGIGKRLHEEPTIYHHGARYTGLKLQPGMVFTIEPMINLGRPETRLLDDGWTVITADQQPSAQFEHTLVVTPRGHEILTL
- a CDS encoding pentapeptide repeat-containing protein, yielding MTLPPKTRPPSPPKFPRGGLRTLVPAELEDESVFRGGVMEGGSLDAGTLQTVSFEGCVFREVNLSGVAWHLIRLKDVRLEGCDLSGARWTEAALERVQFTDCRLTGLQLPGAVLRHVRLTRALAPLSLWPTVDAKHLWLEDCDLTEAVFMDASLPGAVVRGCALGKTEFHGAALEGADLRGSDLQGVRLGLRELAGVTVEPVQLLELAHLLGVRVQELPEKA
- a CDS encoding stage V sporulation protein S, which translates into the protein METLRVSATSRPNAIAGAIAALLRSQGSVDIQAIGPAAVNQTVKALAIARGYLVNDGLDLCAQPAFVKLDVQNEERTALNFHVLARPLGSA
- a CDS encoding zinc metallopeptidase — protein: MFLGPYTIPIIIVFVASMLIQGYLSRTYKKWGQVRNARGLTGADVARMMLDDNGLHDVKIIAVPGNLTDHYDPGKKTVNLSQSVHSVASVGAMAVAAHEVGHALQDRVRMPALVLRGKMAVPLSLGMNLAPWLLLAGILLRLSGLLWLGVVLFGAALLFHVVTLPVEFDASRRALVYLDSRGLNGTVEGQNGARNVLTAAALTYVAGFAMALVQFLNILGIARSNN
- a CDS encoding metal-sulfur cluster assembly factor; this encodes MDTEQNVQASPAPAGDLPSEAQVREALKIVKDPEIPVNVVDLGLIYGVDVQEGGLVDITMTLTSVGCPVQDLIRADAEMAVSRLDGVTDVNVEFVWTPPWGPDKMTEDGKRQMRMFGFNV
- a CDS encoding rhodanese-like domain-containing protein, coding for MEDITPQEGQDRVKQGAMLVDVREQSEYDEVHAQGATLLPLSELESRFTELPRDRELVMICRSGARSARAGEYLMQNGYDRVVNLGGGTLAWAEAGLPTEGAAAKGEAN
- a CDS encoding rhodanese-like domain-containing protein, producing the protein MPLPEGVTVVDLRPAELRFAQPLEPLLTARPILAVSLDQIEDGAHGLSPSQGPLLVVCERGVRSGLAARYLRADGLDATAYPGGVPALLREQI
- a CDS encoding class-III pyridoxal-phosphate-dependent aminotransferase is translated as MSAPVPALPPGFISADDVLHDRLSAPEVRRLELHYGNAELLYGLDLLGVAGPFARVNPWELEDENGVRRINASGYAATPFGEMPPVLTDFLHGFLDKNRSMGLPQQSSAPWRAALEANLVRLLARELPSHADSQVFFCSSGTEAVEGALKFAKAFRPASKFQISFDSGYHGKTLGSLSLTPNPEYQDIFRPLVPGALTSPYGDLDALKALIRRVGPDKITCVIVEPIQGEGGVNIPPPGFLSGLGEYCRRHGIVVIADEIQTGLGRTGHWFESAAQGLDPDIITLAKPLGGGMTAVGATIARHDIYKKMLGGLSSKRHSNTFGGGALAMAVGLKSLEYLIENDLPARSLELGRVGLQRLRATQQNHPRLLQEVRGQGLLLAMQFQPMLGVPLPGVLKELVFEATALLALRELHQSGVMANLSLSSKRTVRLTPALDMPHDVFDTMLDRVDSFAGRRPVSRDLLTGTPPVLTARLAKFAASKPKKRTPSDG
- a CDS encoding LysM peptidoglycan-binding domain-containing protein, with product MWPFGKNTADRVKEALNGQPRLKDLGLQVQEKGGNVTVTGMVPNDRYGNLVKVVAEGINGVKSVDTSGLIAQEAPQQAAPQDAGPSASDNSFTSGPVSGGTEIPASAGARPAPAAPSIEAEVKEMEERSKIAKAVHKAIRNNGELKDDPIDVLQSGNSVILRGVVDNDHEQRLAEKLAREVEGVSGVDISGLRVATGAKELSKEKDTQTGDTVYTVKAGDTLGAIAQKYYGDVTEYKKLAHYNNISNPDLIKVGQQIRIPG